In one Brassica oleracea var. oleracea cultivar TO1000 chromosome C9, BOL, whole genome shotgun sequence genomic region, the following are encoded:
- the LOC106318060 gene encoding probable disease resistance protein At5g66900 isoform X2 has protein sequence MTDWVDLGLGSVAGALVSEALKLVIEEAKKYKSFKPLSKDLVSTMERLLPLTKKIDSMQNELDLGSGELKQLRETIERARVLVLKFPSVRFYEKSKYTRKIVEINEDLAKFCDIDLQLLQYRNQLTLLGVAGNLVDKVDGLSKRMDGLMSVHVPVFRDLCSVPKLDKVLVGLDWPLMELKKRLLDDAVVNLVVSAPPGCGKTTLATQLCHDADVKGHFKHIFFNVVSSTPNFRVIVQNLLQHSGYAPHTFENDSQATVGLRKLLEELREDGPILLVLDDVWRGAESLLQKFRINLADYKILVTSRFDFPSFGYNYRLKPLENEDARALLVQWASRPVNTSQAEYEDLLQKILKRCNGFPIVIEVVGVSLKGRSLNTWKGQVESWSQGETILDSPSQPTVLECLQPSFNALEPNLKECFLDMGSFLEDQKIRASVIIDIWMELYGKNSSILCMKYLEDLASQNLLKLVPLGNETEDGFYNEFLVTQHDILRELAIRQSELKENLERKRLNLEIREDTFPDWCLNGPRHPVVNASMLSISTDDLFSSNWVEMEFPNVKALVLNLSSPDYALPSFIAGMTKLKVLTITNHGFYPARLRNFSCLSLLPNLKRIRLEKVSVTLLDIPRLQLASLKKLSLVMCSFGEVFYDSEEIDVSKALPSLQEIDIDYCYDLYELPYWVSEVVSLKTLSITNCNKLTVLPEAIGNLSKLEVLRVSSCINLSELPETTDKLSNLRFLDISHCLGLRKLPLKIGKLQKLKRISMRKCWRCELPDSVRDLEDLEVKCEEETRSMLWERLMPKMRNLIVHEEETEHNLNLLQMF, from the exons TCAGGGGAGCTAAAGCAACTAAGGGAAACGATCGAAAGGGCTCGTGTTCTGGTTCTCAAGTTTCCAAGCGTCCGGTTCTACGAGAAGTCTAAATACACCAGAAAAATAGTGGAAATCAATGAAGATTTGGCCAAGTTCTGTGACATTGATCTACAGCTTCTTCAGTACAGGAACCAGTTGACGTTGCTGGGTGTGGCGGGAAACCTTGTGGATAAGGTTGACGGTTTAAGTAAGAGAATGGACGGATTGATGAGTGTTCATGTCCCTGTTTTTAGAGATCTTTGTTCGGTTCCTAAGCTTGATAAGGTGCTCGTTGGATTGGATTGGCCTTTGATGGAGCTTAAGAAGAGACTCCTTGACGATGCAGTGGTTAATCTCGTGGTCTCTGCTCCTCCTGGGTGCGGGAAGACCACGCTAGCTACTCAGCTTTGCCACGACGCAGATGTCAAAG GGCATTTCAAGCACATCTTCTTTAATGTTGTCTCAAGTACTCCTAACTTTAGGGTCATAGTACAGAACCTACTTCAGCACAGCGGCTACGCTCCACATACGTTTGAGAACGACTCTCAAGCAACCGTTGGCTTAAGGAAACTGCTGGAGGAACTCAGAGAAGACGGTCCTATATTGTTGGTGTTGGATGATGTGTGGAGAGGAGCCGAGTCCTTGCTTCAGAAATTTCGAATTAACTTGGCAGATTATAAGATCTTGGTGACTTCTCGGTTTGATTTTCCGAGTTTTGGTTACAACTATCGTTTGAAACCTTTGGAAAATGAAGATGCCAGAGCCCTTCTGGTTCAATGGGCATCACGGCCTGTTAACACATCCCAAGCTGAGTACGAAGATCTTCTCCAAAAGATACTGAAACGTTGTAATGGATTCCCAATTGTTATTGAAGTAGTTGGCGTTTCACTTAAAGGACGATCTCTAAATACGTGGAAAGGGCAGGTGGAAAGCTGGTCTCAAGGGGAAACTATTCTTGATAGTCCTTCTCAGCCTACTGTGCTGGAATGTCTTCAGCCTAGCTTCAATGCCCTGGAACCTAATCTGAAGGAGTGTTTCTTGGACATGGGATCGTTTCTCGAGGACCAAAAGATACGTGCTTCTGTAATAATTGACATATGGATGGAACTATATGGTAAAAATAGTAGTATCTTGTGCATGAAGTACCTTGAAGACCTTGCCTCCCAGAATCTACTTAAACTTGTTCCTCTCGG AAATGAGACAGAAGATGGTTTCTACAATGAGTTCTTAGTCACTCAACATGATATCCTCAGAGAGTTGGCTATACGTCAAAGCGAATTAAAGGAGAACTTGGAAAGAAAAAGACTAAACTTGGAGATAAGAGAGGATACATTTCCAGACTGGTGTCTGAATGGACCAAGACATCCTGTTGTTAATGCCTCTATGTTGTCTATCTCTACAG ATGATTTGTTCTCATCAAATTGGGTTGAAATGGAGTTCCCCAATGTGAAGGCTTTAGTTCTTAATCTCTCTTCACCGGATTATGCATTACCAAGCTTCATTGCTGGAATGACTAAGCTCAAAGTTCTGACAATAACAAATCATGGTTTCTATCCAGCAAGATTGAGAAACTTCTCCTGCCTCAGCTTATTACCAAACCTGAAACGGATCAGACTGGAGAAAGTTTCAGTCACTTTGCTAGACATTCCCCGGTTGCAACTCGCCAGTCTCAAGAAGTTGTCTCTGGTCATGTGTAGCTTCGGTGAGGTTTTCTATGACTCTGAAGAAATAGATGTCTCTAAAGCTCTTCCTAGTTTACAGGAGATTGACATAGACTATTGTTATGATCTCTATGAGTTACCTTATTGGGTTTCTGAAGTTGTTTCATTAAAGACTCTTAGCATCACAAACTGTAACAAGCTCACTGTACTTCCTGAAGCTATAGGCAACTTGAGTAAACTCGAAGTGTTGAGGGTGAGCTCTTGCATTAATCTCTCCGAGCTGCCTGAAACTACTGATAAACTCAGCAACTTGCGGTTTCTGGATATATCTCATTGCTTGGGATTGAGAAAGTTGCCTTTAAAGATTGGAAAGCTGCAGAAGTTGAAGAGGATCTCGATGAGAAAGTGTTGGAGATGCGAGTTGCCAGATTCAGTGAGGGATCTAGAGGATCTGGAGGTAAAATGTGAGGAAGAAACCAGGTCGATGTTGTGGGAAAGGTTGATGCCAAAAATGAGAAACTTGATAGTTCATGAGGAGGAAACAGAGCACAACCTCAACTTGCTTCAAATGTTTTAA